Genomic window (Nicotiana sylvestris chromosome 7, ASM39365v2, whole genome shotgun sequence):
agtgaTGTATGTTGACGAGGTCGATCATGATGAAAcaccaggttggaaactcttctttgatcgagctgctaacatgaaaggtgtcggaataggagttgtactcatctctgaaacagggcaacactaccATGTAACAGCcagcttcgattttattgcaccaacaacatggctgagtacgaagcatatattctgggtttgagggtagctgtagacatgggAGTCCAGGAATTACTGGTTCTAGGAGATTCAGATTTGTTGGTTCACCatattcaaggagaatgggagactcggtATTTGAAACCCATACCGTACCAACAGTGTCTGCACGATCTTTGTCAATGATTCAGGTCGGTAGAATTCAGACATATTCCcaggattcataatgagattactgatgccttggctactctagcatcaatgttacatcatctgAACAAGGGTTATATCGATCTCGTGTATATCCAAGTTCGTggtcaacatgcttactgtaatatggttgaagaggaaattgatggtgaaccttggttccatgatatcaaggaatacattaAGTCGAGAGTATATTCAGTAcatgccacaggtgatcaaaagagaaccattagacatCTGGCTAGTGGATATTTCTtaagtgggggaatcttgtacaaGAAGACTCCCGATCTGGGACTactgaggtgcatagatgctaaaaAAGCTTCGACTATCATGGTCGTAGTGCATTTCGaagtttgcgggccgcatatgaaTGGGTATGTCTTGGAAaaaaagatactccgagcaggttattattgcctcaccatggaacgagattgtatcagttttgtttgcaaatgtcatcaatgccaggtacacggtgatttgattcattctcccccaTCAAATTTACACACAATGTCTGTaccttggccctttgttgcttggggcatagatgtcattggaccaattgaaccggcagcatcaaacgggcacaggtttattttggtggccattgattactgtaccaagtgggtcgaagctgtaactttcaagtctctgaccaagaaggcagtggtggattttgttcattcaaatatcatttgttggTTTGGAATTCCTAAGGTGATAATCACAAACaatgctgccaatctcaacagtcatttgataaAAGAGGTATACCGATAGTTCAAGATTATGCATCGAAACTccactccgtaccgtcccaaggcgaatggagttgttgaggctgctaacaagaacataaataagatacttcgtaagatggtgcaaggttctaggcaatggcatgaaaagttgccttttgccttactgggttatcgcactattgtttgcacttcagtaggtgcaactccttattttctggtatatggaactgaggtAGTTATACCTGTGGAAGTTGAGATTTCATCCCTTCGGATCATTGTAGAAGCTGAAAttaatgatgatgagtgggtaAAAACCTGGctagagcagttgagtttgattgatgagaaaagatttgctgcagtatgtcatggtcaattgtatcaaaagagaatggcaagagcatacaatataAGGTGCGTCCTTGGAAATTCGAAGTGGGCCAACTGGTATTAAAGCGCATCCTTCCTTATCaggctgaagctaaaggcaagttcgccccaaactggcaggggccattcattGTGACAAGAGTGTtacccaatggtgctttgtatttaacagacatagaaggcaaatgtgtaggtatggctatcaattctaacgcagtcaagaggtactatgtATGAGTTTCTTTGCTTATCTGCAATTGCATTTTGTACTTGGCACGTTCAaagttgaaatgacgaaggtattTTGTTCCGATACTCAAAAACTTTCATCTTTTGTTACCTCTTTTGAGccttaattatttttctttcatacccctcttttggaatcagaaaaAAAGTTAGAAAGCaggagaaaaaatagaaaaaaaaagaaaaagaaaagaaaaagaaaaggaaaaaaaaagaagaaaaaaaaagagaaggaaaagagaataaaagaaaaagaaagaaagaaacaaaaacaaaataactttcagtttgaactacgttcgacctaatttcttttaaggatacgtaggcagccttacacgGTTCGGtcctctaaaaataaaaatccaaaattcctCAGACCTAAAGAAACTGGGGAAAAGTTTTGGTTTTGCAAAAGATCTAATTCCAAAAGTCATAATTTTTGTACCCCtttcattttaaattattttgagccttcatgtcaccctttctttttaaccctgtctaaaagcctacattacggtcccaagaaagaccttccgatcaatctatGAGGATGCCTAGTCAagcgagatagaggtatgatttacatcatggGTAACACTTTGTTCATGGGTACAAAAGGAAAAGtgaataaaataagagagtcttattggtgaaaaccctcacgggcaccgtaagctgatggtgagctgagagaaaatttaaaatgagagagtcttattggtaaaaatcctcgcgggcaccgtaaggcgatggtgagttgagaaatgaacaaataagagaggtttgttggtgaaaacccttcggggcactacaagtcgaacatGGCTCGTGACTTTACAGAATATTGGATCATTAAAAGCCCGATTTTGAAGCATGAAGACATGACATGAACTGAAAATATGATTGGTTGGACGGATTAGGCTGATCAATcagaaatgcatgtcatgatcattggagccATCCgcttcactcagataagtctttttccCATTCTTCTTCACATAGTCATCTTTgttcaaatttttctttgttccttttgccAAAAATCATTTCACTATGCTCTCTCAGTCTATTTTTATGAGTACTTTCGAGTCAACCTTTGTTGAACAAGCAGGAAAGGGTTCCAAAGCCTACTACCATCTTTTAAATTGCACAAAGCGGAATTTGGCCAAGCACATAGGCAGTAACATGATTCAGAAGGAGTAACTTGGTGATAACTAAAGTTTAGGTGATcaagtgaatcttgaattttgaaaaaatacaaaggcTCAATAATTGTTAGTAtgaaatgaaatgcaataagtAATTGTAAGGAATTCAGATCAATCAAAGGTTTTTGTGGTCAAGGTTCGATCAAAAGGTCAAACAAATCCTTGTTAGCCGAAGTAGCTAATTAGAATGAAGCATGGCAGTGGAAGAAGAAGACACATTGCaatgatgccacaaactaaccgcCACATTGTCAAACAACAAGATTTTGTTTGTCTGAAACAGGGGAAAGAAAATTTGTTCAATCTGCAGGGACCCTCCCATAAAGaaagcatggttcaggggcaagAGGTTCTGCTCTAGATCCTTCAGGAAGAGAgaatggctcaggtaagttcattctcaactgttcaggaccctcctggataatggaatttagttttaagttttcaggaccctcctgcaTAATGAAATTTAGGTTTTAAGTTTtaaggatcctcctggataatgggattaattttcaagttctcaggaccctcctggataatgggatttaacatcaaatttttaaagatttagttttaaaatttcaggaccctcctgaaaaatgaaatttaactaacactcacaaatgttcctagtacaaactggggcagaagattttccttgttttgtttgttttgttgtcatccaggagcccacctggagaacgagggaatctTTTTCAAGTTATAAGTcattgataggcgcccacctggagaacaagggaattcatttcaagttttaagtcattggcaggcgcccacctggagaatgagggaattcatttcgAGTTTTAAGTCAGttgtaggcacccacctggagaacgagggaattcatttcaagctTTAAGTCATTgacaggctcccacctggagaacgagagaattcatttcaagttttaagtcattggcaggcacccacctagagaatgagggaatttatttcaagttttaagtcagttgcaggtgcccacctggaaaacgagggaattcatttcaagttttaagtcattggcaggcgcccacctagagaacgagggaattcatttcaagttttaagtcattggcaggtgcccacctggaaaatgaggaaatTCATTTTAAGTTTCAAGTCattggcaggcgcccacctggagaatgagggaatttaCTTTGAGTTCAAATCAttggcaggcgcccacctagagaatgagggaatttatttcaagttcaAGTCATTGGCAGGTGCCCATCTGGAGAACGAGGAAATTTATTTCGAGTTTAAAGTCAGTtgcaagcgcccacctggagaacgagagaattcagtttagaatttatttcaaattccaAGTCAacatcaggcacctacctggagaataagggaattcatttcaagttttaagcCAGTcgcatgcgcccacctggagaatgagagaattcatttcaagttttaagcAAGTCgtaggcgcctacctagagaacaagagaattcatttcaagttttaagttGGCCACAGgcaaccacctggagaacgagggaattcatttcaagttttaagttgatcccaggtgcccacctggagaatgagggaattcatATTAAGTTTCAAAGTTattggcaggcgcccacctggagaacgagggaatttcatttcaagttttaagtcggtcgcaggcgcccacctggtgaataagggaattcatttcagagttactttcaattatcaaattcaagaggcatcaggagcccgcctgaagaacagggtcaactttTAATTTCCAAGTTCAAGTCCGAGAagcatcaggagcccacttgaagaacatGGTCCATTTTTCAGTTTCACGTTGAAAGATCGAGTAGAAATTCAAAgaagattcaagacaagaagtagataggatattatatttttcttttgtttttgctataatttttccttttatttttgatgtaatggaaggaaccgcggaccggaacctcgacggcacttCACTCGACTCTCCATCTCGGTAATCCATCGTCCTTCCCACGCATGAATTACACgtggcttgattcctttatagccaaggatatgtaggcagctcagatactagggctcggtcacattctcttttcttttagtttcggtctctctaaataagggtcgggttaAAAAcatatcttgttgattctttgtcTGCAAAAACTTCGTGCTTCCcgtcaaagagggcagctgtagacatatAATTTTGACCCACACATTATAATTACCTTTAATAGTCCTAGTATTTTTAGGATATTTATTTGAGTTTATTTCAATAGGATCTTACTTTATTATTAATCTTTAATTCTATTTTAAAGGCACAAAAATTGaaacaaatataaaaataatttcatcttttctatttaattcaaGTATTAGGTATTTTTAGAAAGATGTATTACttaacttatttttattttaatataatctttaaaaaatacaaaaaatagtttcaactttgatttttagttttattttaatataatattttattaaaatcaattaagagttattttatattttttatatataggtATTTTATATTACTTTAGAAGTAAAttaaatttttagttttttcTTAGCCcaattttgtagaattttataGCCCAATTCAAACCTAGGCCCAAAAATTTAAAAACCAAATACCCTTGACCCCCGACCCACATGTTGACTCGCCCCATCCCAAACTTTAAATCCTAGCCCTTCATTCTTTCTCATCCAATGGCCAAGATTTATCCTCACCACCATATTTAAACCTAGTTATAAGGAAAACCTAACCCTAACACCCAACTAAAACGGCGCCCCTTCCCCCTCTAATGCCCTCTGCCACCGCGCCCCGCCCAAAACTTGCCGGAAAACTCATTGAGTCCGGTGAGTTAACTCATGGCCCCCCCTTTCTCCTCTCTCCTTCTTCCACGTGGCCTGACGAATAACCGATTTTAGTAGTCGAATATTCCATTCCTCTTTCTCATCcgcatttttttattttctcacacGTGAATCTCTTTTAATTATAGATGATAGACGAAAGGTAGGATATGATTAGTGAAAATTAATCATACCCCTCCATTTGCCCAGTTTTTTACCGAAAATAAGGAGATTTTCGGGATTTTGGTTGGATTTTCGGATTTTTGAAAGAGTTTTTGAGATTGCTTGGGGAAGAAGGGAGAATATCCGAGACCCCCTATATATTGGGGATATTTTTCAGAATTTAGGGTAGGGACAGTCTTGGAGATAAAAGATTACGGTTGGTTCTTAGCTTTGGGATTTTTCCTTCTGTTTTCTTTTCGATTCCACAAAGAAGagattattcaaaaaaaaaaagagtcagttctttcttgttcttgttcttttttcaaaagtcagaaaaatcaaaaaaaaataataataaaaaaatagtttattttcttCTCTGGAATGCCAATTTTTTATTTAAGCATGGAGTGTGATTGAGCTCCAGTGGTGTTCGGATTTTTGGAGTCGCTGCTCGTGTTTCGGATCGTGGCTCGTTGTCTCTGTTTGAAGATCCTGCTGAATTTCTTTTTTCCGGACTCGCTCGATTCAAGGTTGTAACTGCTGAAATTTTTATAATCGGAGAGCTATATTTCTTGTTCATCTCTATTCTTTTTTGTTGTCAATTTTGTATGATTGGAGTATAATAAGAGCCTTGAGGATCAAAAATAGatctaaaattcaaaaaattatctAGATAGTTCAGAAGTATTAAGGCTTGGACTGGTCTAGTTTGTGAATGTGAAAGATCAATTGTATCTGTTTGCACTCATTCAATTTTCTCTCTTGGTTTCAAATCGCATCTTTGTTGATTCTCGAAGATGGCACAAATGTTGGATTTCTTGACCAAAtcatgatttatttatttatttatttattattttattttgttaagaGTGTTAGGCTGCAATCACTGATATTCATACGAATAATTAACTCTAAAAGGTTCTGCTAATCAATAACCCTCCTCATTATCCAACTAGAGTGAGTTTCTTCATAAAAGGAGATTTATTAGTGTTCTTAATATCAAGCTAGGTAAATGGTTAATCTAATTTTTCAAAGGCATATGTTAACTGATCCTAAACTTTGTCGCGTTGAATGTTACATGATAGAATTCCCTGTTGCTTACTTGAATTTGTGAATTGTTTCCCTGCATGATCAATTTTGTCATGAGTTTAGTAAATCCTGAAGCGATTTAGGTGCATTGAGTTAGCACGATATAAAGGCAGATTGCAACATTTGTTAACTGGTATGTGACTGGAAAAGTGATCATTTGATTTGTTGATCTGGGTTGTAACACATTTCAGAAATTACATTTGTGTTTTACTGAGTAAACCGAAGCTGTAAAGTGTAAAAATGAGTTTAATTGTCTGCTAAGAACTCTAACTTTTAAGTTGTCAAAAATGAAATTGGTGGCCGACTTTCTTTGAGTGTGTGTTTGACTCTGAATGTGTGAACCATTGGCTTGACTTTGTGAAGGAATTGTGTTCAAATGTTCCTGGTGTGAAAGACCATACGTGTAAGATCcttaatatttttgaaaattggtTTAGGAGGAACGAAGGCTAGTCCATAGGGGGTACCAAGGCTCTTATCATACTTTAGTCCATTGCTTTTTACTTTgtcttattttatcatttaccttTTTCCTATTTACTTGTTTCCTCTCATGGATTTTGATGCTTACTTGTCTGAGATGTTCCCTTTTTCTTTGTCTTGAATGCTTGAATGGGCCGTGGGAAGTGGTAGAAAGGCCAAAGCCCATTAGCAATTAATTTGTTCCATATTTTATGTATTGGCTCGACATaataaaattaaaagttaaaaataaaatatgagCATGAGTTGATAGTTCTTTTACTTAGTTCTTTTATTTAgtactttttattttctttattgatgatattcttcgTTAGGAGCATGTTTAGGCTGACCACACTCGGGTAGACAAATCGTAGGTcgcttcttttattttattcgaGGCGAGAGGTCCTTTCCTTTAGTTTATTATCCGGGGATGCCCCCgggaatttgtatatatttttatccggggtatgccccgaagtatTTGTATTTGGAGACCGAAAGTAGaactcgtagtattttatttttattttcatttttattttttcttttattaggtgggaacgacctcgagcctcttgtgtgtttattttctttttttgtgtttattgtttacctcaatttgaatattttaaaagccaacttgatcatgtacgcaaccgtactagttacgagACTCGGAaaatgcctagcaccttctctccgaatcaaatgaacccccttacctagAAGTCTAGTGCAGAtttagttttggagtccaaagtgttttaaaaggaaaaattatttttagaaaaacggTGACCTAgcacaccgaaaccaatgtcaggtggcgactctgaaaaatccttttgatcacaattttgtcactttcgAATTTGAAAACCCTTTTAAactttacaaaattattttattatttaaagagGTTAAGTGAGGTAAAAAAAATGGGTGTGACAGTGTCTCTTTCACACACCCgtacaaaatattaattagaagGGTTCTAGACTATTTTGCCTTATTTAAATCTTAAGATATTATCCCTCTTCATTGAGTATTTACTCTATTTATGCACTATCTCCATTTTCAAGAACATTTATTATTAAgggtaaaattaaaataaaagataattttattttgaacttttaaaatgataaataattttagataattatttttaaaatactgataaataatttgagacggagggagtaaaaattattaattttttccACTACCAGCATAACCtaatgaataaacaaataaaaaaaataaaaaaataaatgatacCCATTTCTCAGTGCTGCCTCATTCGATGAGCCGAGGTTCACTTGAAATAAAAATAAGTTTTCCATCAAACAATGTCCACGGGGAATATATGTATAAAAAAATTTATATTCTCAATATAGTGAGGCTTTTTGAGGGAAATTATGCAAATTCGGCCCAAAATAAACAATATCACATTATGTTAAGAGTATCTTTCGATTATTTTAGCCCTAACACTTTGCGAGTAAGTAGCTATAAAGTAACAAGGGTTAGCTTCGTGGCTTTGTAGAAGAAATTGTTAgctgatgatttcaaagtgacaAAAATTATATTGGTAACTTTTCTCTAAAAATTAAGATTTTTTTCGTTATAAATTAGGCATTGCCTAGGATTTGTATTTGATCAAAAAAAGGTGGTCATACGAGGGGACCAAACCTTAATTACCTCCAAAATAAAACACAAGATTGATataaatcaatcttcaaaaatacttcAGGCTTGAAATGACCTGCCCTCGCGGGCTTCAGTTAAAATTTTCACTTgcgatattttttttaattttatttcttgttatttgcAGAGCTAGAAGTGAGAATGATACTGTAATAAAGCCGATATATAGAAATTATATTTTATCACAATCCCTTGCATTCTTTCCGTgcgattttaaaaaataaattgagAGGAAAGATAAAATACAAGGTCATATATCTCTTTATCTCAAAACTTTTTATGTAAATCAAACTAGCTATTCCAATCATGTTTCCTCTCATAATTAGGTGGAGGATTTCTTCGGGCACCAAAGTAGAAGCCATCTTCTTGCACTTTCCAATAGCATTCGAGAGTGTCAGGATCTATTACTCCACATTGTCCAGCTATTTTGCTATTGAATACATCGAATGGTATATCTTTACCATTCCACCAGAAATGACAAAAATAAAGCGTAACTCCGAAAAGTTTTTCAttaaagctaaaactgaactccTCATTTGGATGGAGGACCTTGTATCCTAGATCGTCGTCTTTAGATTGACAATGAAGAATCAGTTTAGAATTAGGAGGGAGGGCATCGATTATGTGAACTTGAAATCTTGGAGTAACAAAACTACGACTTCTCGCAAGAGCGAGGTTTAGTAGAAATATGAATGAGAAAAAAAGAATTTTGCTCTTGAAATTAATCATATTTTGATCCTTTAAAATGGTTCTTTTTGTTCAATATTGCTTTCTTTGAGACTTCACGGGTTCATGTGCTACACATATATATGCATGAAAAGAAACTATTAGCGCTTACTTACTTTTATTTGGTTCATGTAGATAAGTCAAAGTATCCTATTTACATGCTTTAGAAGCACAATGGATGGAGTTTCATTACTTTAGTAATGGAATATGACAGAATATTCTTTTTATTATGCTCTTCAAATTTgcctttttaaatattttctgaAAAGTAGAACGAAAAATTAACCTTCTTTTCGTTGGTCGTTTTTTTTGgtgtccggaaccaaaatgtgggtTTTTTtactcaaactacacaaataggtggtaaaaaaaaagttacatttttatatatagcgccacaatatctggcgctatacattaacagtaacggaaccgttaatgtatagcgtcaggtattgtggcgctatactgtaaaagctgACATGGCTAGGTATAGCGctacaatacctggcgctatacatagagCATTAATGTATAgtgccaggtattgtggcgctataatAGATTTTtctggccccaccaataatttcggacttcaataattcaaaagcgtatagtgccaACGTTTTTGGCGCTATACATATAAAAAAATCCGGCTatccatttcctatataaagaggttaggattatatagaaattccaaaaaaaattgttaactcttgttgaaacgtttattgttcttaaattctccaacagtttttcattatgtctgaagagcgtagaataagagtttcattatattggggggggggtgaggttgtgatggagaataattctgtgggctacagtttacctgcttagtgtcatgttaaattgccacttacaatagagtacgataaattgatatcgttatTATGCAAaaactgagtgtgaggaaacgttcagttaTAGTTAaggtaaccggaagatatccgtattccgtcactccgcaaggggttgtttcttactcggagtttaacatcgacgatgatgaaactttgagtgatttttttaggactccggacgaatgtcgggaatttcttgtaatcacaatgttggagatgtacgtgaaggtcgaagacgttcccaAAAACGAGGTTGTGTTTAGCAGAGATAACcctcagtcatcgggtggttattctggagcagtttttgccggacaggttccggatgaaagagttttcattgatttaaacttatcaccggcGGCGAATGAGcaacgagaaaataatttataccatgctttccataattcacaagacgagtggtaagctttaattttcatttgtgttaattatgtatattttttggtgtacttgaatttgtattaacgctcatatatttaatagggggtaccggccggatatgaattttacaagtggcccatccggtagtcatcacctaattgaaaacgtccatcatggaatttcatcacattacgacttgtaagtgaagtgatataaaACCATATGGAtatcatttattaattcagtagcttatatttttgttggttgtgcagtgaaatcgagcaagttgaaccacatgTACTCATCAATTGACGGAAAATgacgtattacatcgggatctggcagatgcacagagtaaGGAATAGAACACTGATTACGATAACAATACCGATGAATCCGAGATGAGACACCCTTCTTTCATGAGGATGGTGATGAACAGGATGAGGAGGAATGACCTGATTTTAAGAGAGACCCacctagacgaagagtgtacgagtccgaaATGTCATTTCATTCAAGagagattccttacattgataacttgccaaccgt
Coding sequences:
- the LOC104217648 gene encoding S-protein homolog 2-like, giving the protein MINFKSKILFFSFIFLLNLALARSRSFVTPRFQVHIIDALPPNSKLILHCQSKDDDLGYKVLHPNEEFSFSFNEKLFGVTLYFCHFWWNGKDIPFDVFNSKIAGQCGVIDPDTLECYWKVQEDGFYFGARRNPPPNYERKHDWNS